DNA from Frateuria edaphi:
CCCACCCCTCCTCGGGGACCAGCGACATCTCTCCTGCCCATATAGCTGCTATGAAATAGCCCATCCGAGCGCCAGCGCTTTTCCCAAACAACGTAATCACCATTCACGCGTCTGTAGCTTCCCGGCAAGTCGATCTCGAGCTTAATCGAAACCTCTCTAGCCCGACGGTTAGGCTTGTTATAGATATTGTGATCGGTGTCGAAGTTGAAACTGTCGAGCGCTCCGATTCTCCCATTAAAAAACAAGTTGAGGGCGCGAAGTACATTCGACTTACCCGAATCGTTTTTACCTACTAAAACTGAAAGCGAGTTCGGCTTTAGTACGAGATTTCTTACTGATCGAAAATTTCGGATCTCGATGTTTCGTATGTACAAGGACATGCTCAACTCCCTGAGAGCAAACGCGGGGACTACCTTGCGTCAAATTTAGACGAACTGCCAATCAGATCATCGGCAGCTTCAACCCTTGCTCCCTCGCGCACTCGACCGCAATCTCATACCCCGCATCCGCATGCCGCATCACCCCGGTGCCCGGATCATTCCAAAGCACTCGCGCAATCCGCTTGTCAGCCGCCTCGCTGCCGTCGCAAACGATCACGACACCGCTGTGTTGCGAGTACCCCATCCCCACGCCACCACCGTGATGCAGCGACACCCAAGTCGCGCCACCCGCGGTATTGAGCATCGCATTGAGCAACGGCCAATCCGACACCGCATCGCTCCCATCCTTCATCGCCTCGGTCTCCCGATTCGGACTCGCCACCGACCCCGAATCCAGGTGATCGCGTCCAATGACGACAGGCGCCTTCAACTCCCCCTTCCGCACCATCTCATTGAACGCCAGCCCCAGCTTGTGCCGCTGCCCCAGCCCCACCCAGCAGATCCGCGCCGGCAACCCCTGGAAGCTGATCCGCTCCCTGGCCATGTCCAGCCAGTTGTGCAGGTGCTTGTCGTCCGGAATCAGCTCCTTGACCTTCTGATCGGTCTTGTAGATGTCCTCCGGGTCACCCGAGAGCGCCACCCAGCGGAACGGGCCGATGCCGCGGCAGAATAGCGGGCGCACGAAGGCGGGCACGAAGCCGGGGAAGGCGAAGGCGTTCTCGCAGCCTTCGTCCTTGGCCATCTGGCGGATGTTGTTGCCGTAGTCGAAGGTGGGGATGCCCTTGGCGTGGAAGGCGAGCATGGCTTCCACGTGCTGCTTCATCGAGCGCTTGGCGGCGTCGCGGGTGCCGTTGGGGTCGCTCTTGCGGCGCTCGAACCACTGCTCCACCGTCCAGCCGAGCGGCAGGTAGCCGTTGACCGGGTCGTGCGCGCTGGTCTGGTCGGTGACGGCGTCGGGGCGGACGCCGCGGCGCACCAGCTCGGGCAGCACGTCGGCCGCGTTGCCCAGCAACGCGATGGATTTGGCTTCGCCCGCCTTGGTGTACTTCTCGATGCGCGCCAGCGCGTCGTCCAGGTCGGTGGCCTGCTCGTCGACGTAGCGGGTCTTCAGGCGGAAGTCGATGCGGCTCTGCTGGCATTCGATGGTCAGCGAGCATGCGCCGGCGAGGCTCGCGGCCAGCGGCTGCGCGCCGCCCATGCCGCCTAAGCCCGCGGTGAGGATCCACTTGCCCTTGAGGCTGCCGTTGTAGTGCTGGCGGCCCATCTCCACGAAGGTCTCGTAGGTGCCCTGCACGATGCCCTGCGAGCCGATGTAGATCCAGCTGCCGGCCGTCATCTGGCCGTACATCATCAGGCCCTTCTTATCGAGCTCGTTGAAGTGCTCCCAGTTGGCCCAGGCCGGCACCAGGTTGGAATTGGCAATGAGCACACGCGGGGCGTCGGCGTGGGTCGGGAACACGCCGACCGGCTTGCCGGACTGCACCAGCAGGGTTTCGTCGTCGTTGAGCTCGCGCAGGGAGCGCAGGATGGCGTCGAAGCATTCCCAGTTGCGCGCGGCGCGGCCGATGCCGCCGTAGACGACCAGCTCCGCCGGGTTCTCCGCCACCTCGGGGTCGAGGTTGTTCTGGATCATCCGGAACGGCGCCTCGGTGAGCCAGCTCTTGCAGGTCAGCTCGGTGCCGCGCGGGGCGCGGATGGTGCGGGTGGTGTCGATGCGGGTGGGGGCGTTCATGGCCGGTCTCCTTGAGGCAGATGGCCGAGTATAGCCAGCGTGCCCGGGGCGGCTTTCCCGGCCGCGCGGGGTGACCGCCGGCACGTGTGCGAGGCGGGCGCGGCGATAGACTCGGCGGGCAAGCTGTCGATCGTTCCTGCCCGGGAGACACGCATGTTGCTTCGGTCCGCTTTGCCCTGCTTCGTGCTGATGGCCCTGGCACCCGCCGCGATGGGTGCCGATGCGCGGGCCATCGATCCCGCCCTCGCCGGCCGCTATTTCAAGGAAGCTGCGCAGCTTTGCCACGCCGACGGTGGCCGCCTGTGGGGCAAGTCGCTGTGCGGCCCGACCCTGCTGGTGGACCCGGTCACGCGCCAGGTGGTGGCCAACCAGGCGGATGCCGAGGGTCGGCTGCGCGCCGAAGGCGGCGTGTACGTGGGTCAGTTGCCGCCGGACCAGGCCATCGCCAACACCGCGGTGGCGTGGGCCGGGGTGCGCTGGACGGAAATGCTTTGGCCGCTGAAGGAAGACGCCGCGCTACGGCACACGGTGATGGCGCACGAAGCCTTCCACCGTATCCAGGACAGCCTGGGCCTGCCCCTGGCTGGTCGCGACAGCCCCCACATGGACACGCTGGAAGGCCGCTACACGGTGCAACTGGAGTGGCGCGCGCTGGATGCCGCACTGGCGGCGAAGACCGATGCGGAACGCCGCGCGCGAGCCGCCGATGCGCTGGCGTTTCGCGCCGCGCGCTACCAGAAGTTTCCCGAGGCCGAGCAGGCCGAGACCGCGCTGGAGCGCAACGAAGGCCTGGCCGAATACACCGGCGTGATGGTCGGCAACCGCACGCCGGCCGAGCAGGTGGCGATGGCGCACTGGGACCTCACCTGGCATCCGAATAACGATTCGACGTTCGCGCGATCGTTCGCCTACCCGAGCGGACCGGCGTACGGGATCCTGCTCGATCGCTACCGGCCGGGGTGGCGCAAGGCGATCGTCAAGGGCGGATCGCCCGCGCGAATGCTGGCCGAGGCGTTGCACGTCGACATGCGCGCCACGCCGGATGTCGGGAAGCTGGCCGCGCGCTATGGCGGCCCTGCCCTCCTCGCCAGCGAACACGCGCGTGCCGAGGCCCGAGCGCGGCAAGCGGCGAAGTACACCGCGCAACTGGTGACCGGGCCGGTGCTGAAGCTGCCGCTCAAGCACATGAAGGTGCAGTTCAACCCGAGCAATTTGATGCCGCTGGGTGATGCCGGGACGGTGTATCCGACCATGCAGGTGATCGACGACTGGGGGTCGATCACTGTCGATGGCGGCGCACTGATGGCTCCCGACTGGACGCTGTTGACCGTGGCCGCGCCCGCGGGCGACGCCACGAGCGGCACGCTGCGCGGCCAAGGCTGGACGATGAAACCCGCACCGGGCTGGCACGTGGTGCCGGCCGGGCGCACGGGTGACCGTACGATCGCCAAGGGTGACGACCGCTAGGCCCGCGGCGGCCTGATCGCCGGTTCTGCCATGGCGATCGCTGTCATCGAACCCTTCCATTGAAGGTGGCCCTCAGCCACGCGTGATGTGCCGGCCGACCGGCGCGTATTCCTTGTGCACCAATACTTGCTCGCAGGGGCGCGGAACCACGCCTCCGCCCGCCAGGCAGCCGCTCGGCCGAAAACTGCCTAGACAGCGAGCTGAACATGAACGTACGCAAAACGCTCACGAAAACTGAAGCATTATTCCGCGCCGCCAGAACACCCGTGGCGATCGAGCCCGACAGGGAGCCCGCGTTTCCAGCGGGCGGGACCAGACCGCACCGAGCCGAACCAGGGGGACTTCCGTCAGGAGCATCACCCATGAAAAACCATAAGCTTGCCGGCTCCATCTGTGCCCTTCTGCTCACCGCCCTGGGCGTGTCGACCGCCGCCGCCGCACAGACCGCCACCGCCTCGATCCTCGTCACCCGACCCATCTACCGTTTCGACGGCGCCCACGGCAGCCAGCTCTACCGTGTCCAACCGTCCGGCCAGAACCTGACGACGCTGGTGCCGGTCACTTACGGCGTCGACATCCAGAACCCCGGTTGGTCGCCCGGTGGCAGTTCTGTAGTGTTCGAGGCGCTCGCGCGGGAAGCGAACGATTCCTACAGCGGCTGGCAACTGTATGTGGTCAATCGGCAAGGCGGCTCGCCGCGCCAGCTCACCACAGGGAACGGCGAGCACTCCCACCCCTTGTGGGGACCCAACGGCATCATCGCCTTCGTCAACGGGGGCTGCCTGGGCGCCGTCCGGGCCGACGGCACGCAACAGCACATCGTCTTCTGCCCTCCGCATGAATCCGGACAGCGCACCAGCTATCCGCTCCACTTGTTCCAATGGACCGCCAGCGGCAACGGTGTCCTGATCGAGGCCAGCGGCGACGAGGGCGGACTGGAACCGGAGTTGCTTTTTTCGACCGTCTACCGGGTCAACGTTTCCACTGGCTTTGCCACCAAGCTCGCCGCGCAGGTGTTCGAAAGCGGCGGAGGCGACTTGACCATCGCGCCCGATGGCCAACACGGGGTGTACGGCGGGAGCCCCATGCTGGCCCTCGACTTCGCGAGCAACAGCGTCACTCCATTGCCGGCCGGCGGCGCGAACCCGACGTATTCTCCGGACGGCTCGAAGATCGCTTTTCTCCACTCCAACGATCCAAGCAACCCCGACGAAAACCTGCGCATCTACATCATGCGTGCCGATGGAAGCAACGTTCATCCGGCGCCTGCCCAGACGACGAATCCCGATGTCTACATCCCTTCCATCTCCACCTGGTCGGCTGATGGAACGCGCCTGTTGTTCAACCAGGTAGGCAACAACCAGTGGGTGCGGATGATCGACTTGCGCACCAAGACGTCCAGGAACGTCACCAACGGCGTCGCGGCCAAGCGCGCCTGGTTCCATCCGTAAGCCGCTTGCCGGGGGCGGCGGCCCAGCCGCCCCCACCGAGCTTTCGCCAGAACACCCGTGACGATCCCGCCCGACAGGGGAGCCCGCATTCGCGGGCCCGGACCCGACCGCACGACCCGAATCAGGGGGACTACCGTCTGGGAGCACTACCCATGAAAACCAACAAGCTTGCAGGCTCCATCTGTGCCCTTCTGCTCACTGCCCTGGGCGCTTCTTCCGCGTTTGCGCAAAGCTCCACCGCCTCGATCCTGTTCACCCGGACCCTCTACCGGGCAGTCGACGGCACGCATGGGAGCCAGCTCTACCGTGTCAGGCCCTCCGGGTCGGACCTGGCGCTCCTGATGCCGGTCACGTACGGAACGGACATCACCGCCAGCAGTTGGTCGCCCACGGGTGCCTCCGCCGTCTTCGAAGTCAGGAACAGTGACGGCACGCAGCTCTACGTGGTCGACCGCCAGGGCAGCTCTCCGCGCCAGATCACCAGCGGCGCGAGCAGGCCCGAACAGCCCTTGTGGGCGCCCAACAGCGGGACCATCGCGTACGTCGCCACCAACCGGCGGATCCAGTGCCTTGGCACAGTGCGCGCCAACGGCATGAACCAGCACATCGTCTTTTGCCCACCGACTCAGCCTGGGACGGCACTGAACCTCTCGCTCTCGATTGCCCGGTGGACAACCGACGGCAATAGCGTCCTGGTCGCGGTCGGCGCCGAGCAGGGCGGGCTGGAACCGGAGAAGTGGTACTCGAATGTCTACCGGGTCAACGTCTCCACCGGCGCGGCCGTGGAGCTGGCCAATCAGGTGTTCGACAGCGACCAGATTCGGAAGCTGGCCATCTCGCCCGATGGCACGCACGGGGTGTACGACGGCGACCCGCTGTACTCGATCGACTTCGCCAGCAACACCGTCACAGCGTTGCCGGTGGGCGGCTACGACCCGGTCTACGCGCCGGACGGCAGGAAGGTGGCCTTCCTCAGGAACGAGACGAACGGTTCCCCGTATTACTCGAACGTCTACCTGATCCACCCCGACGGGAGCCATCTGCGCCAGCTGACGTCGGACGCGAACCCGCTTCTCACCTACACCGCGGTCGCAGACTGGTCGTGGGACAGCACACGCGTGCTGGTGGACCAGGTGGGCGACGACCGCTGGCTGCACATGATCGACCTGCGCGACAACAGCGCGCGGAACGTCACCAAGGGTACTGCTGCCGAATATGCATGGTTCCATCCGTAAGCGACTGACCGGGGGGCCGCGCGGCCGCCCCACCCGCTCGCCAGAACATCCGTGCCGATCGCGTCCGCGGGCCGGACCTCGTCTACTCGGATCCCGAATCAGGGGGACTACCGTCAGGGAGCATCACCCATGAAAACCAACAAGCTTGCCGGCTCCATCTGTGCGCTTCTGCTCACTGCCCTGGGCGCGTCATCCGCGGTCGCACAGACCTCCACCGCGTCGATTCTGTTCACGCGGACGATGTTCCGCTTCGATTCCGCGCACGGGAGCGAGCTCTACCGCGTACAGCCCTCGGGCCAGAACGTGGTGACACTGGCCCCGGTGACCTACGGATTCGACATTCATGGCGCCGACTGGTCACCCGGCGGCGCCTCGGTCGTTTACGAGAAAGTCCAGCAGGCGAGCGGCGATTCCGCCTACAACTCGCAGCTTTACGTGGTCAATCGTCAAGGCGGTTCGCTGCATCAGGTCACGACCGGCGATGGCCGGCATTCACAGCCCTCGTGGGGGCCAAATGGGGTCATCGCCTTTGTCCAGGGTGGTTGCCTCGCCACGGTGCGCCCCGATGGCACGCAACAGCACGTGGTCTTCTGCCCTCCGCACGAGTCCGGGCAGCACGGCGGAATCGTGCTCACTTTGTTCCACTGGACCCCGAGCGGCAATGGCGTCCTGATCGAGGCTGCTGGCGACGAGGGCGGGCTCGAGCCGGAGATCTGGTACTCGACCGTCTACCGGGTGAACGTTACGACCGGCTCGGCCGTCAAGCTCACCAGTCAGGTCTTCAACAACTCCCACGAGCGGTACCTGGCGATCGCTCCCGACAATCAGCATGGCGTGTATACGGGCAACCCCATGGAGGCAGTGGATTTCGCATCCAACACCCGCACCACGATCCAGTCCCAGGGCATGGACCCGGTGTACTCGCCCGATGGCTCGAAGGTCGCCTTCCGCGACACTCTGACCGACTACCCCCACGCGCGCATCAAGATCATGCGCGCCGATGGAAGCAACATCCATCTGGCACCCACACAGGTCAACCCGGACGTCACCATCACCTCCATTTCGGACTGGTCCTGGGACGGCACGCGCCTGTTGGTGGACCAGGTGGGCAACAACCAGTGGGTGCGAATGATCGACCTGCGCAACAAGACCGCGAGGAACGTCACCAACGGCGTGGCGGACAAGCACGCCTGGTTCCACCCGTAGGCGTTGAACGGGGCGGCCATTGAGCCGCCCCCACTTCCCAGCCGGTAACAAGCCGTGCCGTGCAGAAGATCACTCGCCGTGGATGCCACCGCGCGTCAGTGCCGTGGGATCGAGCAGCTTCTTCAACTCGTCCTTCGACAGCCCCGTGGTCTCCAGCGCCACGTCCATGATCGGGCGCTTCTCCTTGTAGGCCTGCTTGGCGGTGGCGGCGCCGTTCTCGTAGCCGATCACCGGGTTGAGCGCGGTGACCAGGATCGGGTTCATCGCCAGCGCCTGGTTGACGCGCTCGCGGTTGACCTTGAAGCCGGCGATGGCCTTGTCGGCGAGCAGGCGGCTGACGTTGCCCAGGATGTCGATCGACTGCAGCAGGTTGTAGGCGATCATCGGCAGCATCACGTTGAGCTGGAAGTTGCCGGACTGGCCACCGACGGTGATTGCCGCATCGTTGCCTATCACTTGCGCGGCGACCATGGCGGTGGCTTCCGGGATCACCGGATTGACCTTGCCGGGCATGATCGAGGAGCCCGGCTGCAGCGCGGGAAGTTCGATCTCGGCAAGGCCGGCCAGGGGACCGGAGTTCATCCAGCGCAGGTCGTTGGCGATCTTCATCAGCGCGACGGCCAGCGTCTTGAGCGCGCCGGAGAGTTCGACCGCCGCGTCCTGCGAGGCCATGCCTTCGAAGAAGTTCTCGGCAGACTCGAAGCGCACGCCAGTGAGCGTCTTCAGTTCGCGCGCCACCGCCGGGCCGAACGTCGGATCGGCATTGATGCCGGTGCCGACCGCGGTGCCGCCCTGGGGCAGACGGCGCATGCGCTTGAGCGCATCCTCGATCCGCTCGATGGCCGAACCGATCTGCGCGGACCAGCCGGAGAGCTCCTGGCCGAAGGTCACCGGCATCGCGTCCATCAGGTGGGTACGGCCGGTCTTTGGCACGTTCTTCAGCTCGCGGGCGCGCTTGTCGATGGTCTTCTTCAGGTGCCTGAGCGCCGGCACCAGGCGTTCGCTGGTGGCCAGCGTGGCGCTCACGTGGATGGCCGTCGGGATGACGTCGTTGGAGCTCTGGCCGTAATTGACGTGGTCATTGGGGTGCACCTTCGCGCCGCCCTGCGCGGCGAGGTGGGCGATCACCTCGTTGGCGTTCATGTTGGTGCTGGTGCCCGAGCCGGTCTGGAACACGTCGATCGGGAATTGGGCGTCGTACCGCCCTTCGGCTACCGCCAGCGCGGCCTTGCGGATCGCCGCGGCCTGTCCCTTTTTCAGGTGGCCGAGCGCCAGGTTGGCGGCCGCCGCGGCCGCCTTGATCAAGCCCAGCGCGCGGATGAACTCGCGCGGCAGCGCGAGGCCGGAGATCGGGAAGTTGTCGATCGCGCGCTGGGTCTGCGCGCCGTAGAGCCCGTCGGCGGGGACCTTGAGTTCGCCCATGCTGTCGTGTTCGGTGCGGTAGTCGGCCATGGCGGGTTCCTGTGCGTAGTCCAAAGGACTATAGATGCGCCCCTGTCGGCCCGATGGCAATGACATGGAGCAAGACGTCGCGCTTGCCGGTGCGGCGTGGTGTTCGGCGGGATGTAAAATGCCGCGTTTTCCCCTTGCCGGAACCTGCCCCGATGTCCACCCACGCCCTTACCGCCCTGTCGCCGCTGGATGGCCGTTATGCCGGCAAGGTCGAGACGCTGCGCCCGATCTTCAGCGAATTCGGCCTGATGCACCGGCGCGTGCAGGTGGAAATCGAATGGTTGCTGGCGCTGGCCGCCGAGGGCGCCATCGTCGAACTGCCGCCCTTCTCCGGCGCCCAGGTCGACCAGCTGCGCGCCATCGCCAATGACTTCAGCGTGGCCGACGGCGAACGCGTGAAGGCGATCGAGGCGACCACCAATCACGACGTCAAGGCGATCGAGTACTTCATCAAGGAGCGCATCGGCGCTGATCCTGCGCTGGCGCAGGCCAAGGAGTTCGTGCACTTCGCCTGCACCAGCGAGGACATCAACAACCTGTCCTACGCGCTGATGCTGCGCGATGCGCGCGAGGGCGTGCTGCTGCCGATGTTCGACCGGATCATCGCCCGCCTGCGCGAGATGGCGCACGCCAACGCCGGCCTGCCGATGCTCTCGCGCACGCACGGCCAGACCGCCTCGCCGAGCACGCTGGGCAAGGAGCTGGCCAACGTGGTGGCGCGCCTGCAGCGCCAGCGCGCGCAGCTGGCGGGCCTGGAGATCCCCGGCAAGATCAACGGCGCGGTGGGCAACTACAACGCCCATGCGATCACCTACCCCGAGCTGGACTGGCGCGCGTTCTCGCGGCGCTTCGTGGAAAGCCTGGGGCTCGACTACAACGCCTATACCACGCAGATCGAACCGCATGACGGCGTGGCCGAGTACTGCGACGCGGTGCGGCGGGCCAACATCATCCTGATAGACCTGGCGCGCGACATCTGGGGCTACATCTCGCTGGGTTACTTCAAGCAGTCATTGAAGGCGGGCGAGGTCGGCTCCTCGACCATGCCGCACAAGGTCAACCCGATCGACTTCGAGAATGCCGAGGGCAACTTCGGCCTCGCCAACGCGTTGCTGGGGCATTTCGCCGAGAAGCTGCCGATCAGCCGGTGGCAGCGAGACCTCACCGATTCGACCGTGCTGCGCGCGCTGGGCACCGCGTTCGGGCACACGCTGGTGGCGCTGGAATCGCTGCAGAAGGGCCTGGGCAAGCTGACCGTGAACGCCGAGCGGCTCGCCGCCGATCTCGACGCGAGCTGGGAAGTGCTGGCCGAGGCGGTGCAGACGGTGATGCGCCGGTACGGATTGCCAGAGCCGTACGAGCAGTTGAAGGCGCTGACGCGCGGCCAGGGCATCACGCGGGAGTCGATGCGCACCTTCATCGAAGGGCTGGCGCTGCCGGCCGAAGCCAGGCAACGCCTGCTCGACCTGACGCCGGGCGGTTACGTCGGACTGGCCGAGCCGCTGGCGCGGGAGATCTGAAACCCGTGGCAGGTTGCGCCGGCGCCATGGCGCCGGCTTCGCGCTGTCGCCGGTGGTCAGGCCGCCCTGCAGCGCGGATGCAGCAGATCCTCCAGGCCGATACGCCGCAGCAGCTCGGCACGCACGCGGTCGGCCATGCCGTTGACGATCTCGGCGCCGTCCTGCGACGGATCGACGTGCACACGGAACGGCCGCCGGCCGAACGGTGCATCGACCACCCGGGCGATCGCCTCGGCCACTTCGCCCGCGTCGGCATCCGCGGGCTCCAGTGAAGCGAGCCCCTGCAGCGCCTGCTCAGGCAGACCGGCATAGGGACCGCCGTCGTACTCCGCGGCGCGCGCCGCATCCGCCGGCTTGCCGGCATGGAGGAAATGGTTGGTCCCCTGGGTGAACGCCCCCGGCACGATGATCGAGGTCTCGATGCC
Protein-coding regions in this window:
- the hutU gene encoding urocanate hydratase, with translation MNAPTRIDTTRTIRAPRGTELTCKSWLTEAPFRMIQNNLDPEVAENPAELVVYGGIGRAARNWECFDAILRSLRELNDDETLLVQSGKPVGVFPTHADAPRVLIANSNLVPAWANWEHFNELDKKGLMMYGQMTAGSWIYIGSQGIVQGTYETFVEMGRQHYNGSLKGKWILTAGLGGMGGAQPLAASLAGACSLTIECQQSRIDFRLKTRYVDEQATDLDDALARIEKYTKAGEAKSIALLGNAADVLPELVRRGVRPDAVTDQTSAHDPVNGYLPLGWTVEQWFERRKSDPNGTRDAAKRSMKQHVEAMLAFHAKGIPTFDYGNNIRQMAKDEGCENAFAFPGFVPAFVRPLFCRGIGPFRWVALSGDPEDIYKTDQKVKELIPDDKHLHNWLDMARERISFQGLPARICWVGLGQRHKLGLAFNEMVRKGELKAPVVIGRDHLDSGSVASPNRETEAMKDGSDAVSDWPLLNAMLNTAGGATWVSLHHGGGVGMGYSQHSGVVIVCDGSEAADKRIARVLWNDPGTGVMRHADAGYEIAVECAREQGLKLPMI
- a CDS encoding TolB family protein, coding for MKTNKLAGSICALLLTALGASSAFAQSSTASILFTRTLYRAVDGTHGSQLYRVRPSGSDLALLMPVTYGTDITASSWSPTGASAVFEVRNSDGTQLYVVDRQGSSPRQITSGASRPEQPLWAPNSGTIAYVATNRRIQCLGTVRANGMNQHIVFCPPTQPGTALNLSLSIARWTTDGNSVLVAVGAEQGGLEPEKWYSNVYRVNVSTGAAVELANQVFDSDQIRKLAISPDGTHGVYDGDPLYSIDFASNTVTALPVGGYDPVYAPDGRKVAFLRNETNGSPYYSNVYLIHPDGSHLRQLTSDANPLLTYTAVADWSWDSTRVLVDQVGDDRWLHMIDLRDNSARNVTKGTAAEYAWFHP
- a CDS encoding class II fumarate hydratase codes for the protein MADYRTEHDSMGELKVPADGLYGAQTQRAIDNFPISGLALPREFIRALGLIKAAAAAANLALGHLKKGQAAAIRKAALAVAEGRYDAQFPIDVFQTGSGTSTNMNANEVIAHLAAQGGAKVHPNDHVNYGQSSNDVIPTAIHVSATLATSERLVPALRHLKKTIDKRARELKNVPKTGRTHLMDAMPVTFGQELSGWSAQIGSAIERIEDALKRMRRLPQGGTAVGTGINADPTFGPAVARELKTLTGVRFESAENFFEGMASQDAAVELSGALKTLAVALMKIANDLRWMNSGPLAGLAEIELPALQPGSSIMPGKVNPVIPEATAMVAAQVIGNDAAITVGGQSGNFQLNVMLPMIAYNLLQSIDILGNVSRLLADKAIAGFKVNRERVNQALAMNPILVTALNPVIGYENGAATAKQAYKEKRPIMDVALETTGLSKDELKKLLDPTALTRGGIHGE
- the purB gene encoding adenylosuccinate lyase, producing the protein MSTHALTALSPLDGRYAGKVETLRPIFSEFGLMHRRVQVEIEWLLALAAEGAIVELPPFSGAQVDQLRAIANDFSVADGERVKAIEATTNHDVKAIEYFIKERIGADPALAQAKEFVHFACTSEDINNLSYALMLRDAREGVLLPMFDRIIARLREMAHANAGLPMLSRTHGQTASPSTLGKELANVVARLQRQRAQLAGLEIPGKINGAVGNYNAHAITYPELDWRAFSRRFVESLGLDYNAYTTQIEPHDGVAEYCDAVRRANIILIDLARDIWGYISLGYFKQSLKAGEVGSSTMPHKVNPIDFENAEGNFGLANALLGHFAEKLPISRWQRDLTDSTVLRALGTAFGHTLVALESLQKGLGKLTVNAERLAADLDASWEVLAEAVQTVMRRYGLPEPYEQLKALTRGQGITRESMRTFIEGLALPAEARQRLLDLTPGGYVGLAEPLAREI